The genomic segment CCAGCCTTCGAAGGTCAGCATGGAGGCACCTTCGATCGAGCTTGCCGCCTGCGCGGCCGCCTGGCGGCGCAGCACCGCGTTGATGCGGGCGAGCAGCTCGCGCGGGTTGAACGGCTTCGGCAGATAATCGTCCGCACCCATCTCGAGGCCGACGATGCGGTCGACGTCCTCGCCGCGCGCAGTCAGCATGATGATCGGCGTCTGATTTTCTGCGCGCACCTTGCGGCACAGCGTGAGGCCGTCCTCGCCGGGCAGCATGACGTCGAGGATGATGAGGTCGACGCGGTGATCGGCCATGGCGCGCGACATCTCACGGCCGTCGGCGACGGCAGTGACGTTGCAGGCGTTGTTGCGCAGGTATTTCGCAATCAGCGTCCGGGTTTCGCGATCGTCCTCGACGACCAGGATGTTGGGATTGGGAATGGCCATGCGCCCTTGTTTGTCCAAAATTCGGGTCAAATGGCGAAGTTTTTTGTTTCGGATTGTTTCTGGCCGGCTGCCCGCAACGGACGGCAATCGACCGGGCATGGCGCGGCAAGTTCTCGTTAAGCGCGTCAACCCTACCGTGGCGCCGTTCGCCACACCCGCAAGAACCACGGAGCCATCATGACCTCGATTACGGCGGCCTCCACCGGCAGTCATCTGTCGCTGCTGCAGCGGCTGCAGCAGCAATTGCAATCGCAAGTCTCCGCCGGCGCGATCTCGTCGTCGGACCAGTCCGCGCTCTCGACGGCGCTGACCGACATCGATGAGGCGCTCCAGCAGAGCCGGGCGAGCGACCGGTCGAGCGGTACGCGTCCGTCCAAGGAGGCGATGCAGTCGAAGCTCGACGACCTCATCTCGACGGAAGTCTCGAGCGGGACGCTGACCTCCGAGCAGGCCGAGGAGCTGAAAAGCGTGTTTCAGTCCACCTCGGCGAGCGGTCCCGACGGCGCGGGCGATCCGTCGCCGGACGACAATTCGTCGGATTCGTCGACGACCGGGTCGGCCGGCAGCACGTCGGCCGACGCGACGACCAAGGATATCCTTCAGCAATTCCTCAAGGCGCTCCAGCAATCGCAATCGTCGGCATCCTCCTATGGTGCCAATGGCAGCTCAACCGGCAATTCGAGCCTCTCCGCTCTCCTGATCGACTACGAGAGCTGACCTCGGCGACGCCGGGTCGGCGCGGTCCTCGCCGCGACCATGCCTCACCCCAGCGTGCATGGTCGTCGGCGGGGAACCGTGCATCGCAAAATGTTCCTGAGTGACGCAGGAACTAACCTCGTGGATGCTCCGCTCGCGCATTGCGCGACGAAATTGCGGCGCGCACGGAACTGCGCGTGATCAGAGCTGTTTTCTCCGCACAAGGTTTTCGCAAGGAGAGGACAACATGATGAAATCGATCGTCACCGGCCTCGCCGGTACCGCCCTGCTCGCGACCGTCGCGTTCGCGCAAACGCCGCCCGCCACCACCGACAAGGCGGCCCCTGCGGCCACCGCAACGACCACGACGGCTTCCGGCCAGTGGCGCACCTCGAAGATGGACGGCCTGAAGGTCTACAACGAGGCCAACGAGAACATCGGCACGATCAACGACCTGCTGATGGACAAGAACGGTGACATCAAGATCGCCGTGATCGGCGTCGGCGGCTTCCTCGGCATGGGCGAGCATCTGGTGGCCGTGCCCTATGAGAAGCTGAAGTTCGTCAACGAGCCCGTCGCCTATACCGGCACCGGCGCGAACACCGGCGCCAAGCCCGCCGGGACGACGACCGGCGCTGCGACCGGCACCGACAGGCCCGCGGCCCCCGCGGCGACGTCGTCCGCGTCGAAATGGTATCCGGACCACGCCGTGTTCAATGCCAGCAAGGACGAGCTGAAGAACATGCCGCAGTTCAAGTACGCGGAGTAATGCGGTTCGCGTAACGGCCTGAACGAAGCGCGCCTGGTTTTCACCGGGCGCGCTGTCGTGTCTTCGTCCGCCCGCGTCATTGCGAGGAGCTGTTGCGACGAGCTGCGCTCGCAATGACGGAAATTGTGCCGGCAATCAGCCCCCGCTGCCCTTGAGCCGTTCGTTGCGCCGGCGCAGGGCTTCCAGGGTGGCGAGGAGGATGACCGAGATTGTCGTCAAAATCACCGCCGCTGCGGTGATGGTGGGGCTGATGTTCTCGCGGATGCCGCTGAACATCTCGCGCGGCAGGGTGCGCTGCTCGGGACCTGCCATGAACAGCACGATCACCACCTCGTCGAAGCTGGTCGCGAAGGCGAACAGCGCGCCTGACGCCAGGCCTGGCAGGATCAGCGGCAGGATCACGCGACGGAAGGCTTCGAGCGGCGAGGCGCCGAGCGAGGCGGCGGCGCGTGCCAGATTGGTGTCGAAGCTCTGCAGCGTCGCACCGACCGTGATCACCACGAAGGGTGTCGCCAGCGCGGTGTGAGCCAGGATCAGGCCGAGATAGCTGCCCGTCAGCCCGATCGGTGCGAAGAAGAAGTACAGGCCGACCGCGGTGATGACCCCGGGCACGACCACCGGCGACAGCACGAAGGCCAGCACGAGCGGCTTGAACCGGCTCTTCCACTGCGCCAGCCCCAGCGCGGCCATCGTCCCAAGGACCATGGACAGCAGCGTCGAGGCGACGCCGATGATCATGCTGTTCTTGAGCGAGTTCATCCAGCGCGGCGAAGTGATGAAGTCGTCGTACCAGCGCAAGGAAAAGCCCGGCAGCGGATAGGTGAGGTACGCGCTAGAGCTGAACGACAGCGGCATGATCGCAAGGATCGGCGCGATCAGGAAGATGAATACCAGCGTGGAGACAACGATGGTCGCGGTCCACGCGATGCGCTGGCTGGGCGTGCGCAAGGAGGAATTGTCGCTCAATTCTTCATCCCTCCCGTGACCTGCTGGCCCTGCACCAGCTTGCCGTAGACGAGAGCGAGCAGAACGGTGGCCAGCAGCAGCACCGCACCCAGCGCCGAAGCAAGGCCCCAATTGGCCGTCTCGGTCGTGTAGAGCGCGATGAAGTAGCTGATCATCTGGT from the Bradyrhizobium sp. WBAH42 genome contains:
- a CDS encoding ABC transporter permease, with translation MSDNSSLRTPSQRIAWTATIVVSTLVFIFLIAPILAIMPLSFSSSAYLTYPLPGFSLRWYDDFITSPRWMNSLKNSMIIGVASTLLSMVLGTMAALGLAQWKSRFKPLVLAFVLSPVVVPGVITAVGLYFFFAPIGLTGSYLGLILAHTALATPFVVITVGATLQSFDTNLARAAASLGASPLEAFRRVILPLILPGLASGALFAFATSFDEVVIVLFMAGPEQRTLPREMFSGIRENISPTITAAAVILTTISVILLATLEALRRRNERLKGSGG
- a CDS encoding response regulator; its protein translation is MAIPNPNILVVEDDRETRTLIAKYLRNNACNVTAVADGREMSRAMADHRVDLIILDVMLPGEDGLTLCRKVRAENQTPIIMLTARGEDVDRIVGLEMGADDYLPKPFNPRELLARINAVLRRQAAAQAASSIEGASMLTFEGWRIDLRLRELRNPEGARVAVTSAEFDLLRTFCERPGRVLSRDSLLDLTQGRNTGSFERSIDVLVSRIRRKIEPNPADPTLIKTVRSGGYLFTPRTEVAGPEAAGPEAVAAPLSR
- a CDS encoding PRC-barrel domain-containing protein, yielding MMKSIVTGLAGTALLATVAFAQTPPATTDKAAPAATATTTTASGQWRTSKMDGLKVYNEANENIGTINDLLMDKNGDIKIAVIGVGGFLGMGEHLVAVPYEKLKFVNEPVAYTGTGANTGAKPAGTTTGAATGTDRPAAPAATSSASKWYPDHAVFNASKDELKNMPQFKYAE